In the Populus nigra chromosome 2, ddPopNigr1.1, whole genome shotgun sequence genome, GGTATCCTCTGAGGCCTGTTATAAGACCCCACCTCTTTGAGCTAAATTGCAGATAAGGCCTCTGAATGCGATCAGTCACAGTCAAGAAGGTTGCAAGACCAAAGTAAAACATGGCCTCGAAAGATAATGATGTCGCAATCTCTGCAAAATAATTGGCATATAAGATGCTTTGTAGATTTCTTTTTCCCATCTTAATCATAATAAATGCACACTCAAGCAGcataaataaatcatgatattattttgacaaGATTCGGGTACTCTTTTTTCCCATACAAAGTATCAACACAGTAGATCATCATATTGAAATGACCAACCAGGTTTACCCTGAAAGTTGTTGACAAGACAacaatcaattcaattgcaaGGCCACGTAGCACAATAAACATCTAATCAAAGAAGTGAAATCCATTGCATTTTCCTGTAACACCAGTTTGGCAATCTGATATTGATCCAATAACCTCGGTGACTTAAGAAAAATGTTTCCCGGACCTCACAGACTGGCTTGGTTAGAGTCTTCCAAAGTCTTAAAAGCGAACTCGGTTCTTATTGAGCACAAGCACTTCCCACAAACTCACTAATGATAGTTAGTGTACACAAATGTGGGAGCAACTAGGCTCCCCACTCCCCCACCCTAAAAAACATATCACTGAAATCCAAATCAATCATGCTCGAAATTGACAATAGGCACTTACAATTTGCAATGCTATCTATATTCCTAGTAAACATAATCTGTCATGATAAATTAATGGTGTTCAAATCGAGTTAATTggctaaaaaacaaaagagcatCGCACACATATGaagcaagcaagaaaattaAGAGGCGGTTAATTTCCGCATTTCTTTTTTGTGCTCAGTCAAATATTCCAGTTCCACGCCACTTTTTAAGAGCAAATATTGCAAGAACTCAAACTGATAAGTACCTACAAGAACTTCATCCTTGAGGAAAGCCTCAATGGCAGAGCCAAGGAAAAACTgaggcacaatcaaagacaatACCAACGCAACTGGTCCCAATAACCAGACGAACGAGCCTTTTTCTTCGTTAAAAGGTGCTGAGACCAATCTCCCTTCTTCCACAGACTGGTGAGTCAACCCATGAAAAGAAACAGAACCTGATTTACCATTAAATGGCTCCACCCCATTAGAACTACTAGCAGGCACACCCGAACTTTTCCTTCTCGAAATCTTAAAATCCGCATCAGCATTAGAACTAGAAGAACCACGTATCACAACTCCTCTGTTCAAGCTTGACCAAGAAATCCCcttaaatatattcttaaaaccAGGCTTCACACACACTgcaataagacaaaaaaaaaaaaaaacccattacttAGAACATGGAAACTGATTTTAATCATCAACCAACTAGTGTGAGAAAGCGAAACATACATTTTGATGGGTTCTTAAGCAGGATTCTTGGACATCTCAACCCAACATGGCTTGCAGATATCTTAAATtttgaaacatagatgatgagTTAGAAGAAGTCTAGGTATAAGAAGACACAATCCAAGCATAAATTTGAGCAAATGTACTTACAATTTCGTTTGAAAACAAACGATTAGTTGATAATCTGAGTTTTGGGGCAGTAATTCCAGTGCAAACTGATTGCATTTCCATGTTTCGTGTTGTTGTTAGGAAGTTAGGTTTTAAGGTTTTACAGGTGCTTAAACCCTAATCCACTAACCTCAATAAAAGTCTGTTCCTTGTAAGGAGATGAGCACGTGTGTGTTATTTGTTAATATGTGATTGGATGTTTTTTCTACATCCATTGGGCCCATCACAACTTGTTCTGGCCCAATATCTAATATTCAGCTAGCCCAACCTAAATGAAACAGAACGAAAATTTATGTAAACTAACTATAGTTGTCAGATCCTAGCTGGATTATGACAGAGTCCGGGTTAATCTATGTATTACTGGGACAATTAAGTttacttttgaaataatattattctggttaaaaaataataaataaaatgatattgtaattttaatcgtgtgtacatatttttatttttattttttccattggGAAAATATATTCTAAAACTCCACTAAATAAACATGTTATATAGAATTATATAAAACTGAAACATgagaaattttataatgtttaaaatataattactgACATTTTATGAATTACAACTTAAACTCATAAATTATAGTGTTTTTAGTATGTAGTGcatgattatttaattattataaaaaattaaaaaaattatttaatattttttaaaaccaaatatatttataaaatatactaaGACAGGGAGAAAAGTGAATTTAAATAGAGTTACTGATGTGGAATAAATTAATGACATGGCATATTAATTTATGAGACATGAGTTATAATTAAAGCTATGATTAGAAAGTGattgaaattgtgtttttttaaacttaaatgtttttgttaaaaaatattctttttatgtttttaaattattttaatatatttatctttaaaataattttttaaaataaaaaatattattttaatatatttctaaataaaaaacactttacacCATAAATCCTAttagaaaacaaacataacatATAAAATCTCACGAGTTACagttttaaaatcttgaaacaCAGCCGAAGaatctccatttcttttttcttttcgaaCAAACAAgagtttcattaaataaaaatatcggCCAAGGCCCATGCTATACCCAGAAGCCTAGAAATGCCAAAATGGCCTCGAGAAACAAGTATGCATACCCAGGCCTGGAAACACTCGAAAACCCCAACCCATCTCAAAGTAAAAGCGcattaaaaagcaaaacaatcaTTTTTTGCTATGACAAATTTTTCTATCCTCcagattatataaatatttatcaattctTTTCACTCGCCTAAGTAGCACTTCTGCTAATCAATCAggagttaattaaaaaataattccgggttatatataaaaatttaatcaaaatttttttctgaaatacctttaagaaattgtttggaaacgcggtgtaAACcgcatttctaaaaaattttaaattttttttattaaaatttaatataatttatatattttaaatcgttttgatgtgctaatattaaaaataatttttttaataaaaaaatattattcactcaATAAGgattatcaaaacaaaattgatgcGTTGATGGGATTTCATGTTGACTTGTCTCAGTAGCGCCTATATCTTACCTTTTCTATGGAAACAAATTCGTATTAAATTGTGAATCCATGAAGGGATTAACCACGCCTCAATGAGCTAAATCCTTACAGTCTTGTCCATTTTTTACATAAATTCTTTTTGATGAAGCTTGAAATTATCATTCAAGTATTAGGGCTGTCTCGATTAAACATCAaaggtatttttcaaattacttatgttattaaagaattttttataaaaaaaaatggatcatTCTATTAAATATAAGTAATGAAATTGTTGAGTTTCTCGGTGCTTCTGAGATGATCTCCTCCTTCGCAGAAGAAAATTGGATGgggatttttctttaattcttgaacaagacattaaaatataaaatctcaaattCTCTAAATGCTATTCATTCAGGCATCTTTCTCTCACATCACGTATCTTcttgagaaaataagaaattttaatttattgcacAATTAATACAGAAATTATTTGAATGTACAGCTAGCATTAACTTGAATAGTAAATTTGAAagtttgtctaaaaaaaatctgagtaaATGGTCAACAATCTGAATATGTATTATATATTGGCATGGAAACTATACAAATGGAAGCACCATCTATCGTGtttctttgttgttgttgttttttttttccagttaatGCAAGGTGTAAtgaattttgaattataaaataaagtttgtcCCTTTTCAATCCTTAAATGCTTGCTGATCCAGCTAAATGCTTGTTTGTAATTATTATTGGAATAGTTTTAAGGTTACTACACACGTGCATTTGACCGTTAGAAAACGCGGTAATAGTAACAGTGGTCGGAAGCTGAAAGGACAACGGTTTGACTCTTTCCTGCTTTTGGCAGTATGTTGTGGACCTTAACCTTACCATTCTTCGGTAGAATTAGGCAttgaaaatattcatgaaaTTGACCCTCAACCCTCAGCCACAGCACAGCCGCAACCGCAGCAGCAGCCGCAGCCGCAACCACCGTCATGCCCCATTCATCTCAGCTACTGGCTACTCCATACAAAATTTAACACATGCGCAGCATAAAGCCGGTGACCGTGACACCCTAACAGCCGCACTTTCTGTTTCTAAGATTTTATACATGTTGCTTAATTAACTTGAAATGGCATATTGCAACTCGACAACACGAGTAAGAAGCAAATCAATGTAATTATGAAGCATATTTTGGCTTTCCTTTGTCACTGTGGACAAGGCGGCCACAGTCCACAGGATGTGACGACCCGCTCTCTGGAAACTAAATCCCCAACGTGGATGAGAATCGAAGGACGGCCTCTTTTTGGGGTTCGTTGtcttcacatgatttgcaaaatggACAGTTATTGGTTCCAAGAAAACGATGATAAGATGATGGATTGTCGCAACTAGCTAGCCACGATAGTTGCCCAGTAAGCATGGGATGGGAAAGCATGGGatggggtggggtggggtggggtaGCTTGTTGTGTAGTCTAGAATTAGACTGCCATTGACGAATCATCGATGCAGATCGGTTGTCTTTTATGGATGCCCATCATGATTAAAATAAGATTAGACCTTCATAAAATACACTATGGTAGATTGGGAAAGGCGCGCTCTGCTAAGTATTAACAACGAGGAACTTGCTGATTTGATTATGGCTCAAACTATCATCATTTTACTATTATGTTTGTTTAGATTATATATTCAAGATTATTTATCTttgtgttgataatttattcaaaacaataaaagtgGCCCAATTGAAGTTAATAGTTAGCTGTAGTTTAATTCACTTCTAGTCACTACTCACTGCTAGAATATTAGCAAATAATAATGGAAATACCATGgtcgaaaaatattttttcagtaaTAAATTCATATACTAAATAAATGATGTTGCATGGATTGAACTTGTGTGGAATCActtacatgaaaataaaaatattcttcaaaTGTCATGGATTCAAGTCGCATGGCGATTTGATGCAATTTAGaagagtttttaattaattcaaggaATAAATTAGGCTTTAGATTTTGAGATAAAGTTGACTAGTctcaaaatctaataaaaaattagggaCTCATTGATCACATGATTAGCGTACAAGTAACTTAAAGTTTATATAAGAGAATtcgttttttttcattgattacGTGTGTAGATGATTACGCGTAGATCATATGATATATGCATGTGGTTTTAGTCTCATTTCATGTGAAAATTGTTTATCTAActggattaattttataaaaacaaaatattactgaatatttaattagaatACTTTATCAAATTTGAACAATAGAGAGTCGACCATCGCATGGGCAAAGGTGGCAGATCAAGCTATTTAACaagtatattaaattaatatttttttaatatttttttatagttttgatatgttgtttttaaaaaaatcattttaatatatttttaaatgaaaaatatttttaaaaagcatatcTTATAGCATAATATTATAAACACATACTAATCATCAcatcatattatttttgaaaaattgatattagattcattaatataattattctattattcatataattgaCAATATGATTTACATAACATAGACAAGGATTTATAATTACTCATATTCTCTAAAGACAACTCATCCTGCTAGGTGATCAATTAACATCAAATGTAGAACAAAATTAGTCAAAAGAATGCAATAAGAAAGGTGAACGGATAAAGAAACAAAGTGATGCTATCATTCACCTTCTGgatttatcaaagaaaataaatcttacaaactAATGATGTACAAGTTTATTTCATGGTTTCTGAGCCAAGTTTCATGGGTTTGTGAGCCAAGTTGGTATTTGAGATGTTTGATTAATTTCTTAACttgttttgataatttgatttatttattttaggcaAAGTGATTGATGGATCATGTTTGATACttgtaaaatttttttatgtatttggaaattttttgataattaaatgaatattgtttaagaaaaaaatatcataatttaaaagaaagttttaaaataaatatgttatttttcatggGAAAAAATGAACCTCATTTTAAAGGATACCCCCCTCTCTTTTATACCATcactcattattaaaaaaatatttattaaagtattaataaaatatctcaaactaataaaatatttatgacataaaaaaacataaactcaaGGCTAGGGtaatcatataaataataaatctaatagCTCGCCCGGTACACATAGATGGACAAGATCTTGATTTTaaaagtgtggttgcggttattttttaaagtgttattcattaaaaaatatatcaaaataatatatatattttttaaaattatttttgatatcagcgcgttaaaataatctaaaaacactaaaaatactttaatttaaagtaaagaaaaaaatttaaaaatttaaaaatattcttgaaatgtaaaaacaaacaggctGTAAGActaaaaatgattaattattaCTTTCTCTTTAATCATTGTTTGAAAggcagattaaaaaaaaaacaaacaataaatattgatCCATAGTAAAACACGTGCACTGTTCAGACTTAAAAGACACTCAAGGAAATGACATGTATACACGCATGCTTCCTCTCCTGGAGAATTTTCTTTAGGTGCCATTCAAGAACGGAAAAATCCAAGTCGAAAAGTAAAACAGATACCGAGTATTAATTACTATTAAAGCATTCTTTTCACGACTCTATCAGAGCACAAATTTTAGGCTCGTGGTTGTCGTCAATGGACCACCCGCACTCATTAAACCCAGTACTGCTATAAATAAAGACTCGGCACTCCACTTGCTCCCCACACCCCATTTTTCTCAACAATACTCCCTGTCTCCCACCATATCCTTTCCAGCTTGCACAACAATAGGCAGGTAGATTAGCCAAAGCACAAACATGGCTTCATCTTCTCTAGCTTTTCCAACCCTTCAACCCCAATTCCagtcactaaaaaataaatctacttTCAAGCCCTCAGCTCGTAGCCTGTCCTTCCGGACCATCAGAGCATCAGTATCAGAAAAACCATCAGTTTCGGCTCCAGGTGTTACTGTTTCACCACCTGAAAACACCAAACTCCCGATCCGTAAAATCCCTGGTGATTATGGCCTTCCTCTTGTCGGTCCCTTTAAGGATCGTATGGATTATTTTTATAACCAGGGCAGAGACAATTTCTTCAAATCCAAAGTTCTGAAATACGGATCAACGGTGTTTAGAGCCAACATGGGACCAGGTCCTTTGATTGCTCCAAATCCACAGGTTGTGGTTTTACTTGACGGCAAGAGCTTTCCGGTTCTATTTGACGTGACAAAAGTTGAAAAGAAAGACCTTTTTACAGGTACTTACATGCCTTCAACAGAACTCACTGGTGGCTATCGAATTCTGTCCTATCTCGATCCATCCGAGCCAATGCacgccaaattgaagaaattcatgttCTATCTCCTCAAGTCACGCCGTGATCACGTAATCCCTGAATTCAAAGCCAGTTACACAGAACTCTTTACGAGTCTTGAAAAAGATTTGGCTCTCAAAGGGAAAGCTAATTTCGTTGCTGCTAATGATCAAGCAGCTTTTAACTTCTTGGCTCGGGCTTGGTTTGGTACTGAACCGGCACAGACCAGTCTTGGCCTTGACGGACCTGGTCTAGTTTCAAAATGGGTGCTCTTTAACCTTGGTCCGGTCCTTTCTCTCGGTCTTCCAAAATATCTCGAAGATCTTACAATCCATTCCTTCCGTCTACCACCAtcactgattaaaaaaaactaccagCGCCTTTACGATTTCTTCTATGCTTCGTCAAGCTTCCTGCTCGATGAAGCAGAGAATTTAGGAATTTCACGAGAGGAGGCATGCCATAATCTTCTCTTCGCCACATGCTTTAACTCGTTTGGTGGAATGAAGATTTTATTTCCAAACATGATGAAATGGCTAGGCCGTGCCGGGGCCAAACTTCACGCTCAGTTAGCCGAAGAGATCAGATCAGTTGTtcaatccaacggtggaaatGTTACAATGAGGGGTATGGAACAGATGCCGTTGATGAAATCAGCAGTCTATGAAGCACTCCGGATTGAACCACCAGTCCCTCTACAGTACGGTAAAGCAAAGCGTGATCTGATAATTGAAAGCCACGATGCTGCTTTCGAAGTCAAAGAAGGGGAGCTGTTATTCGGGTTTCAACCATTTGCTACTAAAGACCCGAAAATATTTACTCGGGCTGAAGAGTTTGTTGCTGACAGGTTTATTGGGGAGGGAGAGGAGTTGTTGAAGCATGTGCTGTGGTCTAATGGGCCTGAGACAGAGAAGCCGACGTTGGGAAATAAACAGTGTGCAGGGAAGGATTTTGTTGTACTCGTGGCTAGGCTGCTTGTCGTGGAATTCTTTTTAAGGTATGATTCTTTTGAGATAGAGGTTGGCAAGTCATCCTTGGGAGCTGCTGTGACGGTCACTTCATTAAAGAGGGCAAGGTTTTAGATAATTAGAGATTTTGGTTTCTTGTTGTGGGAAAAGTATAACGTGGGTAGTGGGGATGCCAATGCCTGCTTTCAAGGGCAGTAGCTTTCTGTAATGCATAATGGCATTGATATCATCATGTTGGAGTCCTTTTCTTAGCTAAGTCgatagaaaaaacaatgatgATACAGTACTCCATTCTGTGAATAATGAAATAAGAAGCATGTTGCTAGAGTCGCATCACTCTTTTTGAGATAATTGGAGGCTTTACTCTTTTGCAATGGTGACTTTTGGGAAGGAGTTCTTGAAGTGTATAATGTGGGTGGAGGAGGGAGCGGTCCTGCTTTCTTGTGCCAGTAGCTTTTTGTGCGTTCCATAATGGCATCGATATCATTTCCcggtttaattaatattatgcaATAAGtctaaaagaaaacatgtcCGTTGTCGTTGTGTGCACTCACCTGTTTAGCATTGAGACGTGtggtttctgtatttttttttttttaaaaaagtatttttaactttttttcttatatataattttaacatgtccacttaaaaatataaaacaaatctaaaaaacattattatgatatatttttaattaaaaatcattattaaaacACACTTTAGAACACATTATCAACCACACTGTAGTGTTAAGGATACTATTAATTGAATAATCTAgacaaaatacattttttgtttgtttttggtttatgtataaatgaaaattagcaaattattttttaaacctaaaaataataaatttctccttaatttttttattattatattagtaGTTAACAATAAACTTCAAAGGAGGGATGACTTCGACTATCTTGATCGAGCAAGAATGAATTTAAGCATTATAGGTTGAGACTGATAAGGTGCGATTAGAAGTCAGATAGAAAGATGATCTAAACTGGAATGAATGTCGACCTAGCTAGAATTAGATGAAATTAAGTGATCCAAGaactaaaataattgataaatttagATATTAATTTTCAGGATAAAAATCGAGATAACTACGTACCATAAAGCTGGCTAGGCTCAACAAGTGCATGAAATATAAATGCTGCCAACAACCTTGTTGGTTGAATTAATTGACATAATATAAACCTCaagattgattaaaattaattaagttggaGGATGAGTTGAGATTATCGCACTTAAAAATCGTTGTGGATAATAGAGTGATCGATTATTGGGTCAGGATGACACATGCAACAAATACAAGGCTGATAAACTTGACTTAAATCAGATTACTTGTGAGTTTTGTTGGTGCTAGTTTGAATGGAAAAGAAGCTTCAATAATGGGAATTTAAgtgttaaaatcaaataaaatctcttaatttcatcattttaaaaatctattaaaataagtaccattttcaagaaataaaaagaaaatataaaatataaaaataggaCAAGAACAAAagtaatatcaaaacaataatattctTTCCAAAAACCATGGAGTTGACATTGAAAACGTAACTTATGAGTACTGAATTGAAACATTTTGAGACTACAGGAACTACACATTACTTTACCATTCACTAATAGAAGTATGAAACTTGGAAAACAAaagcaagagagagagaaaaagataaaaatttcacctccctccctctcatacacacaatccaaaaaaaaaaaaagcctacatTTTGtgaatcaaatttatttgaaattcataGTGATTTtggtttctataaaaaaaacaagtgaaaaggaaaagaaaagtagaATTATGATAGTGTTAATTTCACCCCGAAACTATTATTGTATCAATTTtgtctttgaattattttgattcttatATTAAAGATTTGTGTTAAAATTACCTAACAAAAATGTCAGATTCCctataaaatgattatttattaaaaaaaagataatttgaaagaaaacaGGGATGGAAAGCCTTAAAAATGGATGGAAGtcattgattaagaatttataaatattgaaagtAAAATCGATATAAAGGATTAAACTGAGACTATCTATATATAGTCGTGAGACATTTTTTAATTTGCCCAAAAAGTCAACTCAAAGAC is a window encoding:
- the LOC133681701 gene encoding allene oxide synthase 1, chloroplastic-like, encoding MASSSLAFPTLQPQFQSLKNKSTFKPSARSLSFRTIRASVSEKPSVSAPGVTVSPPENTKLPIRKIPGDYGLPLVGPFKDRMDYFYNQGRDNFFKSKVLKYGSTVFRANMGPGPLIAPNPQVVVLLDGKSFPVLFDVTKVEKKDLFTGTYMPSTELTGGYRILSYLDPSEPMHAKLKKFMFYLLKSRRDHVIPEFKASYTELFTSLEKDLALKGKANFVAANDQAAFNFLARAWFGTEPAQTSLGLDGPGLVSKWVLFNLGPVLSLGLPKYLEDLTIHSFRLPPSLIKKNYQRLYDFFYASSSFLLDEAENLGISREEACHNLLFATCFNSFGGMKILFPNMMKWLGRAGAKLHAQLAEEIRSVVQSNGGNVTMRGMEQMPLMKSAVYEALRIEPPVPLQYGKAKRDLIIESHDAAFEVKEGELLFGFQPFATKDPKIFTRAEEFVADRFIGEGEELLKHVLWSNGPETEKPTLGNKQCAGKDFVVLVARLLVVEFFLRYDSFEIEVGKSSLGAAVTVTSLKRARF
- the LOC133682025 gene encoding uncharacterized protein LOC133682025, which codes for MEMQSVCTGITAPKLRLSTNRLFSNEIISASHVGLRCPRILLKNPSKLCVKPGFKNIFKGISWSSLNRGVVIRGSSSSNADADFKISRRKSSGVPASSSNGVEPFNGKSGSVSFHGLTHQSVEEGRLVSAPFNEEKGSFVWLLGPVALVLSLIVPQFFLGSAIEAFLKDEVLVEIATSLSFEAMFYFGLATFLTVTDRIQRPYLQFSSKRWGLITGLRGYLTSAFFVMGFKVIAPLFAVFVTWPVLGLPALVAVLPFLVGCLAQRLFETYLDKRRSSCWPLVPIIFEVYRLYQLTKAAHFIEKLMFTLRGVPESALLLERSNALVSMIVTFQVLGLVCLWSLTTFLLRLFPSRPVAENY